The Salmo trutta chromosome 6, fSalTru1.1, whole genome shotgun sequence genome has a window encoding:
- the LOC115196272 gene encoding sodium/myo-inositol cotransporter-like: MAPTTMEAADIVVVVLYFILILAIGFFAMMKANRSTVSGYFLAGRSMNWAMIGASLFVSNIGSEHFIGLAGSGAASGFGVAAWEFNALLLLQLLGWVFIPVYIHSGVYTMPEYLAKRFGGRRLKVYFAALSLLLYIFTKLSVDLYSGALFIQESLGWNLYLSIILLITVTALLTVTGGLVAVIYTDTLQAFLMIGGALCLTAISLVKVGGLEGVRTKYMEARPNITAILASSNFTYIPSCHVEPKPDSLRILRGPLDKDLPWPGFLLGQTPASIWYWCADQVIVQRVLAARSISHAKGSTLMAGFLKILPMFIIVIPGMISRILFADELACISPEHCMEVCGSRAGCSNIAYPRLVMSVMPVGLRGLMMAVMIAALMSDLDSIFNSASTIFTLDIYKMARERASSRELMVVGRVFVVFMVVISIAWVPVIVEMQGGQMFYYIQEVSDYLTPPIAALFLLGVLWRRCNETGAFWGGIVGFALGATRLVLTFVYREPHCDEPDERPSFVKDVHFMYVAAGLFWISGLVAVVVSLCTPPPSIEQVRTTTFWGLRQRNTTPNMERDEEMSKLNPQTKTHVHAAVSIDKEMPKDRHNSVNGVEALSNMEAPSNLQNGDHPTFSSTGMAVDQEKPWVVCCGVGGEKGRCVRVLEWFCGFKEEPAKTRPRSAEEEERLLREMLQETPRTRLILNMGLVLVCSVGVFLFIYFSL, encoded by the coding sequence ATGGCTCCCACCACCATGGAGGCGGCGGACATCGTTGTTGTGGTGCTGTACTTCATCCTGATCCTTGCCATTGGCTTCTTCGCCATGATGAAAGCCAATCGGAGCACTGTGAGCGGTTACTTCCTGGCCGGCCGATCAATGAACTGGGCTATGATTGGTGCCTCTCTGTTCGTCAGCAACATTGGCAGTGAGCATTTCATTGGCCTTGCCGGGTCCGGGGCGGCCAGCGGGTTTGGAGTCGCTGCATGGGAGTTCAATGCCCTcctgctcctccagctcctgggCTGGGTGTTCATCCCTGTTTACATCCACTCTGGGGTCTACACAATGCCTGAGTACCTGGCCAAGCGCTTCGGCGGCCGACGGCTCAAGGTCTACTTCGctgctctgtctctgctgctcTACATCTTCACCAAGCTCTCTGTGGACCTCTACTCCGGAGCGCTCTTCATCCAGGAGTCACTGGGCTGGAACCTCTATCTGTccatcatcctcctcatcactGTGACCGCACTGCTGACCGTCACAGGGGGCCTGGTTGCAGTCATCTACACCGACACCCTCCAGGCGTTCCTGATGATTGGCGGCGCGCTATGCCTAACCGCCATTAGCCTGGTAAAAGTGGGTGGCCTGGAAGGGGTGCGGACCAAGTACATGGAAGCCAGACCGAACATCACAGCGATATTAGCATCCTCCAACTTCACCTACATCCCCTCCTGCCACGTGGAGCCCAAGCCCGACTCCCTGCGCATCCTAAGGGGCCCGCTGGACAAGGACCTCCCCTGGCCGGGCTTCCTCCTGGGCCAGACCCCGGCCTCCATCTGGTACTGGTGTGCCGACCAGGTCATCGTCCAGCGGGTGCTAGCCGCACGGAGCATCTCCCACGCTAAAGGCTCCACACTGATGGCCGGCTTCCTCAAGATCCTGCCCATGTTCATCATCGTCATTCCTGGGATGATCTCCCGCATCCTGTTTGCAGATGAGCTGGCGTGTATCAGCCCAGAACACTGCATGGAGGTGTGTGGATCCAGGGCTGGGTGTTCTAACATAGCCTACCCCCGCCTGGTGATGTCCGTCATGCCGGTGGGTCTGCGTGGCCTGATGATGGCGGTGATGATCGCAGCGCTCATGAGCGACCTGGACTCCATCTTCAACTCCGCCAGCACCATCTTCACCTTGGACATTTACAAAATGGCACGGGAGCGGGCGTCGTCGAGGGAGCTGATGGTGGTTGGGCGTGTGTTCGTGGTGTTCATGGTGGTTATCAGCATCGCTTGGGTTCCTGTCATCGTCGAGATGCAGGGAGGCCAGATGTTCTACTACATCCAGGAAGTGTCTGACTACCTGACCCCGCCCATCGCTGCCCTATTCCTGCTGGGTGTCCTATGGCGGCGCTGCAACGAGACTGGTGCATTCTGGGGTGGCATAGTGGGGTTCGCGTTGGGCGCCACGAGACTGGTGCTTACGTTCGTCTACAGAGAGCCCCACTGCGACGAACCGGACGAGCGGCCATCTTTTGTCAAGGACGTTCATTTCATGTACGTGGCAGCCGGGCTGTTCTGGATCTCAGGATTGGTGGCTGTGGTGGTTAGCCTCTGCACCCCTCCACCGAGCATAGAGCAGGTCCGCACCACTACCTTCTGGGGGCTACGCCAAAGAAACACAACTCCAAACatggagagagacgaggagatgAGCAAGCTGAACCCCCAAACTAAGACCCATGTCCATGCAGCCGTTTCCATTGACAAGGAGATGCCCAAAGACCGCCATAATAGTGTCAATGGGGTGGAGGCTTTATCCAATATGGAGGCTCCATCTAATCTCCAAAATGGCGACCACCCAACCTTTTCAAGCACCGGAATGGCGGTAGACCAAGAAAAGCCTTGGGTGGTCTGCTGTGGAgtaggaggggagaaggggaggtgtGTGAGGGTTCTAGAGTGGTTCTGTGGGTTTAAGGAGGAGCCGGCTAAGACCCGGCCCAGATCAGCCGAGGAGGAAGAGAGGCTTTTGCGGGAGATGCTCCAGGAGACCCCCAGAACCAGGCTAATCCTCAACATGGGCCTGGTGCTGGTCTGCTCTGTGGGGGTGTTCCTCTTCATCTACTTCTCTCTGTAG